Below is a genomic region from Kribbella qitaiheensis.
TGACCACCACAGTGCCGCCGGTTGGGCGGTGCATCGCGAGCGTGTCCAGGAAGAGATCGCGCGCTGCTGGAGCCTCGGCACGCGGTCGGACCGCTACTGGGAGACCGCTGAGCTTCTGAAGATGCAGCGGCTCTCCGTCGTCGGGGACGAGTGAGGCCGGTACCAGCGCCCAGGTCGGCAACAGAGTGACCGGGCCAGCTTGTAGGCCGTCCAGTACTGCGGGATGCAGCACTGCGGCGAGCCCGAGCCTCCCGGTCGCTACAGCAGGCACTAGCGAGCTTGTCGGTGCAGTGACGACGGAAACCCTCGTACTGCGCAGTGCGGCGCTGCAGGCAGCAGCTAATGCCGCACCGACGGCGGCCGGCACTTCCGGGGCCAGTCCAAGTCGCAGCTCCGGCCCGTCCGGGTCTTGGACGCTAGCGGCCTGATGGAACTCGTCGAACGAGTTGAGCGCCCGCCGTGCGAACGGCAGGAGCGCAGCGCCGGCTGGAGTGAGCTCCACCTGGCCGGGGCCGCGCTCGAACAGTTTGGCGCCGACCAAGGCTTCCAGCCGCTGGAGTCCCTGGGACAGCGGAGGCTGGGTGATGCCGATGACCCTGGCAGCCGCGCCGAAGTGCCGTTCGTCGGCGATCGCTACAAAGATCTGCAAGTGCCGCTCAGTCAGCATGACCCTGCTGACCTGCGCCGATATCACCAGCAGATCGGTTCATGTGTAAGAGCATATTCGACATTGGTCGCGTTAGGCACCTTGACTGAGGTCCGTTCGCCGGGCGGTCCGGCGGACGGGAGGAGACGGGATGTCAGTCAGTCGCAGAGGGATTTTGCTGGGCGGTACGGCGACGACGGCCGCGGCGGTCGCCGGGGCGGCCGGCGTAAGGGTGGCTGGAGGAGCCGATGCGGCGACCGGTGTGAGTGGTGCCGCGACCGGGCTGAGTGCCACGGCGCGGGAGCCGGTCGAGTTCACGTGGTGGGGGAATCACGCTTGGCAGATCCGCTCCGGCGCGCACGTGGTACTGACTGATCCTTGGTTGACCCGGTTCCGGACCGGCACGTACTCGGCCGAGGCCGCTGACCCGGCGACGCGGATCGTGAGTTCGCCGGCGGTCATCGATCGGTACGTCACCACGGCCGACGCGATCCTCGTGCATCACGGTCACTACGACCACATTCCCGACGTGCCGTACATCGCGCGCAAGACGAAGGCGACCGTGCTCGGCAACGAGACTCACCTCAACCTGCTCCGGGCTCTGCGCGCACCTTCGGATCAGCTGTCGCAGGTGTCGGGTGGGGAGTACCTGCCTTTCGAGGGGTTCACTGTCGAGGTCTTCCGGTCGGTGCATTCGTGTGGCGGCAAGCGGCATCAATTCGCCTTCCCGGGGACGCGGCCGGGCGCAGTACCGGCCAGGCCGCGCACGATCGCGGACCTCGTCGAGGGCGGCACGCTGGCGTACGTGCTGACCATCGGCGGTCTGCGCATCTTGAGTCTCAGTACTGCGGGCTTCGATCCCGCCGCACTTCGCGATCTGCAGGTGGACGTCGTACTGGCCGCGCCCGGCGGCGAGCCGGGTGTCACCGATCGCCTGCTGGCCACCCTCCAGCCGGTCAAGACGGTGATCGCCACGCACTGGGACGACTTCGACCAGCCGCTGGACAAGCCGGCGGTCGACTGGGGCGGCCTGGCCAAACTCCGTACGTCGGTGGCTGCGGCCGGTGCCGAGTTCGTCGTGGTCGACCACCTTCAGTCGACCACGCTCTGACCCACCCGCAGGTCAGTGAAGGGCGGTTGCCTTGGTGGCGGGGGTCAGCCGGTAGCCCTCGTGGGCGGAGAACTCGGCGGCCAGGGCGAAGCGGTCCCCGCGGACGACGGTGTGGCGCCACTCGATCTTGCGGCCCTGGGCGTGCCCGAGGCGGTTGATCGAGAACGCCGCGGCGTCGGCGGGGC
It encodes:
- a CDS encoding LysR family transcriptional regulator: MLTERHLQIFVAIADERHFGAAARVIGITQPPLSQGLQRLEALVGAKLFERGPGQVELTPAGAALLPFARRALNSFDEFHQAASVQDPDGPELRLGLAPEVPAAVGAALAAACSAALRSTRVSVVTAPTSSLVPAVATGRLGLAAVLHPAVLDGLQAGPVTLLPTWALVPASLVPDDGEPLHLQKLSGLPVAVRPRAEAPAARDLFLDTLAMHRPTGGTVVVTDERAGLAMAAASQAILLTPDPTLEAAGVGRHRLVGDPLPVRLRLVWPQSRTPPALPAEVIPHLIQALTAP
- a CDS encoding MBL fold metallo-hydrolase gives rise to the protein MSVSRRGILLGGTATTAAAVAGAAGVRVAGGADAATGVSGAATGLSATAREPVEFTWWGNHAWQIRSGAHVVLTDPWLTRFRTGTYSAEAADPATRIVSSPAVIDRYVTTADAILVHHGHYDHIPDVPYIARKTKATVLGNETHLNLLRALRAPSDQLSQVSGGEYLPFEGFTVEVFRSVHSCGGKRHQFAFPGTRPGAVPARPRTIADLVEGGTLAYVLTIGGLRILSLSTAGFDPAALRDLQVDVVLAAPGGEPGVTDRLLATLQPVKTVIATHWDDFDQPLDKPAVDWGGLAKLRTSVAAAGAEFVVVDHLQSTTL